ACTCGTGATTACCTCATGTTTATGACTACTAGCTAGATGATTACTATGTGTATGTAATACTGGTTTGTGCTGATTTAGAGTTAAGAGGTAGAAGAACTTGTGCTCGGATATGATACGTTTGTTGTTTATTAATGTGTAGGTGTATCTTGATGCCCCGGGAGAGCATTGTCGGTGCTGAATCGGGAGTCAACTTGGGAGAATATGATGTCCGGACGAACAGGAGATCAAgtgggatacttaggctaatTAAAGAACAATGCACGTGGTGGTGAAGATTTCATACAACATACAAAAGGAGATTGTATGTGTATGGGATGCGGAATTGAATTTGAAAGGATATGGTATGTTTGGAGTTTGATGAGTTCGATAGAAGATTTCCTAGTGGATTATGACATATTCATGGCTTTTGGGCAGCCAACTCTGGTATAAATAGAAGAGTGGTCAAGTTCTCTCAGTATCGATTGTGTGTAAGGAAAGTTGAGAGAAAAGTTACTGATTAGCCTGGATTACGAGTTTAGTCGAAAGTTGAGAGAGAATTAAATGCTACTGTTGTGCTTTGTAAATACAGTTAGAAACAATCAAGTTGATCTACTTTCAGAGTgttctttgatttgtgttttTTCCTATCTCGGTGGTTAGAACGGCAAGGCACAGGCGGTCAGGCTAGAGGTTTTGGTTCAGTCAGACCAGCGGCCTCAAGGCGATTGGACCAATGACTTTAGGAGGCTATAGTGACAAGCAGAGCGGTCAGACTGGCATgacaacaccggtcagaccgggcaatAAGGCGGTCAGACACATTGTGATCAGACTGAACTTCGTTGGATTTGATATAACTTTTAATTCCTccaaaagttttggtttttggtgttCCTACCATTCACCCTCCTTTAATAAGCTTGGTTTTTGTATTTCGATCCTACAGTttcgcccttcttcactgcCTCAAGCGCCTCAAcggaggccggcgaggagaaACGAGACTATCATAGTCGAGTCACTCATCgttgttttcctttttgttttcttgttctttCAAGAAAACCGCATGTTCTAGATGTTTTAGTCACAAAGGAACTCAGCCATGGAGGCTTTCACCGGCGACTCCTCCGGTGTTGGTCCCTAATCTGGGATACTTTTCATTCATACCCTTTTGCtcggatttaattttttttcttaataaaatatctattatctatctaaacaaaataaattaaagtaaattacttgtttcctctctctctctctctttttgagaGGGACTTGTTGCCTCTCATAGTCAATAGTTTGATGCATGGAATTCATCCATACGTTTTGCAGCTGTCATCCTGCCCATATGTGCATGTAATTTTGGCCCAAAGTTACTCGTAAATGTGGCCCAAAATTGATTGAATGTTTGACCCAAATATGTAGGTAAATTCGGCCCAGAAGTTCGCATATCCAAGCAGAGGAATCTAACACAAAATCCCTGCCAAGCTATTGGCTGTTGTCTACCGAGAAGACCATTGCGCGAGCGGTAGCGTGCCACTCGCTTACGCGATCAGCCAAATTTCCATTTTTGGGCATACAGTAATTTCCATTCGAGCTTAGCCtatctccttttccttttttaaagGAATAGGTCCACTTTGACTCTCTTAAATATAGACTGGATCTGATTCATATCCCTCAATGACAAAACCGGATAAAACGACTCCCTAAATTGATAAAACCGGTATAGATTGACTCCTAAGACAGTTTAAGGGTGGTTTTGGATGATGTGGCACGGTCAAGAACGCTGAGTCAGTAAGAaaggtggaatttttttttgtgagaccAACGTGTCATGCTCATTCTCCATCCTTCCTCCTttgctctctctcccccacatCTCTCATCTCTCTTCCCCTTCAGCAGTGGTGAGCCTTGAGCTCCCTTCGGTGGAGGCAGTGGTTGACGAACCCCGTCGAGCTCGAGCGCACTTGCTCGTTCGTGGGAAGGGAGGAAGCAGCGGTGGAATTCGACGAGTCTCCTCAAAATTGAGCTCGTGCTCGTCATGGCTGGCGAGCGTGGCGTGCGCATGACGGACTGAGGAAATTAGCAGCATGGACgaaaaggagaggaggtggagagTGAACCAGAAGCATGCTGTGCATAAGGGGAACGGAAGGGGAGAGTAAGAGATAAGGGGGagtgagagggaggaggaagaagagatatagagtgaggatgacatgtgggccctcaaaTGATGACTCAGCAATTGAATTAGGTCAACaagccacgtcagcgaaaaccaCTCTCAATAGTTGAGGATTTAAGAAATCTGGTATTACAATTGAGGGATATAAATTAGATTGGACATATATTTGAGGGAGTCAATGTGGACTTATTCCTGTTTTTAAATAGGCCGAGTCCAAAGAGGAGAACATCCAAGGAGTACGTCCGCGGCTTACACATACGCTTTGTTTTGCCTTTTGAATTCGTTTTTTAGTGTGTCatggtaagaaaaaaaattgcaaatatacttacttttttaataatttacGTTTATATACTTGCAtaaaaaagaattgaaaaaatatatccGTCCCACAATGGTCCCGCAGCACCAAAACGCAGGACCGTTAGTCTCGCGAGATGGTTGCGTGGCACCACAACGGTCCCGCCGCTACAAGACACGGGACAGTCACGGTCCCGCGCGACCAAAATGAGGCACTGCGGCAGTAGCAATTTTATTATGCATTCGGCACTGTTTGACACTGTTTACCACTATTCACGAGACATTCCCACGGTTCTATTGCGTGGAACCGCCCTATGAACAGTGCCAAACAGTGTCTCAATAGTACCAATCACTGTAGTGACAGTGTCATCACATTGATAAAATGGCTACTATCGTGGTGCCGCGTTTTGGTCGTGCAGAACGGTCACGGTCTTGTGTTTTATAGCTGCGGGACCGTCGTGCGGCAGGACCATCGGTCCCGCGTTTCAGAGCTGCGGGACCGTTGTGGTCCCGCGTTTTCACCCCGCGGAACGGGTATATTTTTGTAAATCCTTCCCTTTATGTTTATAAACataaattattgaaaaaataagtatattcgtaatttttttccttaagatAAGTACCTTTAGATAATCCCATCAAATGGTTTTTTCCCAAATCACAAAAACATTTTTTAGCGGATCACACAATATGTTGATGtgaacatgttttaaaaaaggTGCAAATTATCTGTACAAAGGgcggaaaaaaaagataaatggaGCTAGTTGATTAGATACTACTCACGCTAAAACTAACGAAAAAAACTTATACGGACTATTTAGTTGGAGGGAGTTATTagaagggattgggagtttagagggatgagactattaagtgttttgtttggttgggagacatggCAATTTTGTGGGATGGGGATgaggaattgaggaaggaactccctccttttcaatacttaggtaggggcaggtaattgggagggaattcctcctgtACTTTGTCTAAgaaaatctcagccatccgtttttattaatgatctaatctccaactaaactccctatcaatttccatcacctctaccaaacaagatattgggattaaaaatcaaattaccatcttaatctcataatcaattccctcgtgtaaactcccaatccccttccctcaagttaccaaacaagcccaTACTAGGGGTTTTGCCTTTTTTATGTGCATCTCTGTGTAACCCTTACGAGTTCTCACGTTACATATAACATATTCTCCTGCAGGTATCCTCAAATCCTAGTACAATACAAACTAGTGTAACAGATGAAAACATTAGTTAATCCTAATTCATCGTGAAACTTTGGGCCAAAatatttgtaaaatttattATTCAACTTGTTAAGACCAGTGGTGAGAGTTTTAGAGAACCGACGAAGAAAAATATTGAACCTCCATGAATTGGCAAAATTGAGTTTGCAGTTTGCACTCGTGGAAACGTATCACGTGGTTACCGCTGTCCCACAGTAAAACTGGGAAAGAAATTGACAAGTGGCCCTCTTGAATGCAAGTTGTGAGCCTCTGGTGCACTTACTCTGATCCAGTGAGGGAAAATTACGCTACTAGGACCAATTTTCCCGACGATGGCATTTTATTTTTGAAGGCGGGTAGACCTCTCGGAACTAAATGACCGCTTACGAAAATAACAACCGTGGGGTGAGATGGTTGTCCacctgcgaaaatctattttcgcaagcggaccACCTAAGCAGTGCGTCTGTAAAAGAACCCTTTATATCTGCAGGGTCCGCCTGCCAAAATTGATGTAGCATATAAATAGGCGCCAAAtcgcacaatttttttttctaagtcttatctcctctcttctccctcacaGCCCCcagctctcctctccctcccccttaGCGGCCGTGGGCGTTCGGCGGGGAtggccacggcgacggcgacgcgcgtgCGGGGATGGCGAGGCGCAGGGACGGCCACGGCGACACGCGGGGTCGGCGACGACAAcgcgcggggcggcggtggcggcacacGGCgctgctcccctcccctcccctcccagatccggccagaGGATTTTCATAGGCGGGTGACTGGGCTGCTTGCGAAAATAGGCGTTTGTATACAGGCGGACCGTTCCCCCGcatagaaaaatgatttttggccggctgaaaaaatgatttttctagtaaTGTTAATCGCAAGGTTATTGTACAAGTTTTTAAAACTatagtttatctattttcatCGTATATACATCCCACTCAATTTAAACTCATACAGTCGTATTAGCCTATAGCCGTATTAGCCGTATTACCCACTCCGTTTCATTGCTTCACCCCGTAGTACATGATTCTCCATCCATTCGCAGATGATcatcacataatttttttcaatgttATTCAGAAACGATCAACATATTTGATAATCTTCCATGTGACTTTTCATTTTTCTGTGTGGTGCTAAATTTTAAATGATCATTTTGCATGCATTGTTCTATCTATCGTTCAATTAACTGCAATTACGGTGCGTGCATGTATGCAAGCGATATCATTGGCATAAACTGCCATGGATGTAATTAATGCGTAGGACACACGAAATAATGTTGCATGTTGATCGATGCCGATTTAAGTGACATGTGAGAGTGTAACGGTGTCGCTGCACAAACTATATACGCTGATTATTTGTGATTGGAAGGAGTATTTTCCCTTTTACAATGGCAACTTGCATTGTCAGTTCGCCGCCCCGCGTGCTCCGAGACTCCGAGGTGGTCCGTGCACAGCACATATGCCGGCATGCGCACatgaaaattaaatttgaaaatccATCGTCTTCTACTTCATTTTAGAGAGAATCGAAGCCAAATATGAATTACAAGTAGCAACGGATTCTTGTGAAAAAAGAGCTAGCTAGCCATCTGCTATTGGTCATTCCGATCCATGGGCACGGAAGCAGTgcacgccgctgtcgccgccggcgccggccaccgtcgtcgccgcgtccTGCTCCTCCCGCTGCCGCTCCAGGGCCACATCAACCCCATGTTCCACCTCGCCAGCGTCCTCCACGCGCGGGGCTTCGCGGTCACCGTCTTCCACCTCCAACCGGCCGGCGTCAACGCGCCCGACGCGTCCCTCCACCCGGCGTTCGACTTCGTCCCCGTccccgccgacggcgacggcgacggcgccggcggcgactacCTGGAGGCCACCCTGGCGGGCATCCTCGACGTGAACCGCCGGTGCGAGGCGCCGTTCAGGGAGCGACTCGCGGCGCTGCTCGAGGAGGCTGctcctgccggcggcggcgacgtcgcgtGCCTCGTCGCCGACGCGCACCTCCTGACGCTGATGGACGTCGCGCGGCGGCTCGTCGTGCCGACGCTGGCGCTGCGCACCGgcagcgccgcctccttccgcgTCTTCGCCGCGCATCGTATGCTCCGCGACATGGGCTACCTCCCCGCTCGAGGTACGTATACGTGTTCGCGCCATAATGCTCCTCCATGGCTCGATCTACACGGACATGAGCTTTGTGATCTGCGCGCAGAGTCGGAGCTGGACGCGCCGGTGACggtgctgccgccggcgccgtacCGCGTCCGGGACGTGATGCTGACCGCCGGCTTCGGTGGCCACGCGCAGGACCAGATCTACGAGCTGGTATCCCGGGCCGTCGAGGCGGTGAGGACGTCGTCGGGGCTAATCCTCAACACCTTCGACGCGCTCGAGCACGACGAGCTCGCCGCGCTGCGGCGAGACCTCGACGTCCCGGTGTTCGACGTCGGCCCGCTCCACAAGCTctcgccgacggcgccgccgagcAGCCTGCTGCGCCAGGACCGCGGCTGCCTCGAGTGGCTAGACTCCCAGGCGCCGGCGTCTGTGCTCTACGTCAGCTTCGGCAGCATCGCCAGCGTgagcgccggcgagctcgtcgaggCGGCGTGGGGCATCGCCAACAGCGGACACCCGTTCCTCTGGGTGCTCCGCCCGGGCCTcgtccgcggcgccgccgccgccgccgccctccccgacgGCTTCGACGCCGCgacgcgcggccgcggcgcggtgGTCAGCTGGGCGCCGCAGGAGGAGGTCCTGGCGCACCCGGCGACCGCCGCGTTCTGGACGCACTGCGGCTGGAACTCGACGCTGGAGAGCGTCTGCGCCGGCGTGCCGATGCTGCTCCGGCCATGCTTCGGCGACCAGCCGGGCAACGCGAGGTACGCGGAGCGCGTGTGGCGAGCCGGCCtcgcgctcgacggcggcggcggcgagatggagaGGGGCAAGGTGGAAGCCGCCATCAGGAGGCTCATGGAAGAGGACGACGCCGCCGGAATGCGGCGGAGAGCCGGCGAGCTGAAGAGCAGAGCGGCGGAGTGCATCACCAAGGCTGGCTCTTCTTGCCTCATCATTGACAAGCTGGTTAATCACATTTTATCCATCTAACTAATAACCATTGTTACTGTAATAATTAATAACACCACTAATACTGGTGTTTTTATCTGTGATATTAATTAGTGAGCACTGAGCAGATTAATTAGATTTGCCTGCACTATATATGTGATGTTCTAACAATAGTGATAGTGATGAGATTTGCTCACTACTATAGAATATTAAATAGGTGTCGGCGCTATAAGTGCCGGAAGTACTAAAGCCGGTACCTATAGGCATTTTCCTACTTCCGCGGGTTGAGATCGCAAAAACCCAGCACCTGTAATTGATAAAGGTACCGGTTTTAAAGAAAAACCGGCAGCTATACTATAGAtgtcgttttttttaaaacaaaccggtgtcggttttttaaaaaagggcaCCTATACCAAGCCGATAGAGCGGCCTTATCCTCTTGATCTCTCTCGCCCTCTCTCGCCCGGCGGAGTGGCAATAGCGGCGGCCGGGTGGCGATGACGGCCCTGCGGAGGGGGCCACGCCCTCCTCACCGATAGATCCGgctgga
The window above is part of the Oryza sativa Japonica Group chromosome 7, ASM3414082v1 genome. Proteins encoded here:
- the LOC4342809 gene encoding DIMBOA UDP-glucosyltransferase BX8, with amino-acid sequence MGTEAVHAAVAAGAGHRRRRVLLLPLPLQGHINPMFHLASVLHARGFAVTVFHLQPAGVNAPDASLHPAFDFVPVPADGDGDGAGGDYLEATLAGILDVNRRCEAPFRERLAALLEEAAPAGGGDVACLVADAHLLTLMDVARRLVVPTLALRTGSAASFRVFAAHRMLRDMGYLPARESELDAPVTVLPPAPYRVRDVMLTAGFGGHAQDQIYELVSRAVEAVRTSSGLILNTFDALEHDELAALRRDLDVPVFDVGPLHKLSPTAPPSSLLRQDRGCLEWLDSQAPASVLYVSFGSIASVSAGELVEAAWGIANSGHPFLWVLRPGLVRGAAAAAALPDGFDAATRGRGAVVSWAPQEEVLAHPATAAFWTHCGWNSTLESVCAGVPMLLRPCFGDQPGNARYAERVWRAGLALDGGGGEMERGKVEAAIRRLMEEDDAAGMRRRAGELKSRAAECITKAGSSCLIIDKLVNHILSI